Genomic DNA from Bacteroidia bacterium:
AAGGGCAGTGCGAAGCGTTAGCGAAGCACCGTAGCGAAGCGCAGTGCGGAATGCCCCGACCCTTGCGTCAGCAAGGGACACGCCCAAAAAATAAATAAAATTCTTATCCATTAAAATGCTTTCATAGCTTGGACAAAACCCACAAATGAAAATGTTTACTCAATACCACAATGATGAGTTTGTTTTTACTTTTGCAACCGTGAAGCCCACTAACTTTTTTTCAGACTATCCACAATTTTGTAGCCAACAGTATTTTATAGCACAAACTTCAAATGAATACACTGTTTAGACTAAAAGAATGGTTTATCTACCACCTTTTTGCGGATACAGTCTATAACATTCACTCGCCTTTTGTGTTTGAATTTTGGCAAAATGTTATTCAGCCTGCACGTAAAGATATGCTCTATCAAACACACATTTTGCCTATTTTAAGACAACTGTATGCAAATAAAAGTCAGCTTGCCAAACACGATTTAGGAACGGGAAAGAACTCAGGTACAGAAACCGTGGCTCGAGTAGCTAAAACTTCTTCTATTGTCCCCAAGTATGGGCATATTCTTCATCAAATTGTACGCTACTTCAAGCCCCAAATTATGATAGAGTTAGGCACTTGCTTTGGAATAAGCACAAGATACTTGTGCCATGACTTTACAGGAACACACTTTTACAGCATAGAAGGTTCGCCACAACGGTTACAAATAGCCCAAAGTTGTCTATCTGATTTTGATTCTACCAAACTCATTCTAATTCAAGGTAGTTTTGAAAATGTGTTACCGCAGATTCTTGAAAAACATTCGTACATTGACCTTGTTTTTGTAGATGGGAACCATACTTTTGAAGCCACACAAAAATATTTTACTCTTATTTTACCACACGTTCATGCAGGTACTCTGCTTATTTTTGATGATATCCATTGGTCAAAAGGAATGTGCAGGGCTTGGAAGTACATTTACACTCACCCAAAGGTAACTCTAAGCATAGATTTGTTTCAGATAGGTATTTGCTTTTTCAATTCAAGATTAGCCAAGCAAAACATTATTTTACACTACTAACTCAACTTTTTGCAGTACGCCAAAGCTTATGTCGGTTTTCTTTTTATTTAAAAAACTGTACTTTTGTTCAGCGTATTCTCGTTAGACTATGAAAGTTTGTTTTGCTTTATGCGTAGGAATTTATTTGTTACACACAAGCTTACAGGCACAAGCGGATAGAGAATGCTATCAGAAGTATGAGAAGTTAGCCCAAGAGGGAGATGTGGATGCACAAGTTGCTTTGGCTTTATGTTTAATGGATAAAGTACAATTTCAACAAGCTGCGCAATGGCTACTCAAAGCATCTGAACAAGGAGATGCAGAAGCACAATACAATTTAGGATACTTATACAGTACAGGCAAAGGCGTAGCCAAAAATGATGCTTCGGCGGTCAAGTATTATCAAAAGGCAGCGGAAAAGGGAAATATCAAAGCTATGAACGCACTAGGTTTTATG
This window encodes:
- a CDS encoding class I SAM-dependent methyltransferase, which codes for MNTLFRLKEWFIYHLFADTVYNIHSPFVFEFWQNVIQPARKDMLYQTHILPILRQLYANKSQLAKHDLGTGKNSGTETVARVAKTSSIVPKYGHILHQIVRYFKPQIMIELGTCFGISTRYLCHDFTGTHFYSIEGSPQRLQIAQSCLSDFDSTKLILIQGSFENVLPQILEKHSYIDLVFVDGNHTFEATQKYFTLILPHVHAGTLLIFDDIHWSKGMCRAWKYIYTHPKVTLSIDLFQIGICFFNSRLAKQNIILHY